One genomic region from Anabaena sp. PCC 7108 encodes:
- a CDS encoding TldD/PmbA family protein: MLTNTLLLSNQLPTLQYSSTSERFDETWEAPLATLLGLGRAAGADFIEFYLERRNYISCLAEDDIITSISPSLATGAGVRVFRGKADCYVSTNNLTFSGLKAALEKGLSILGLQLPTANAFIPEINLELLRDYATKRGKDGWLPLCSSIREMGEVLLDGTAQLNKKATHVQSRRASYFRDWQEVLVAASDGTFARDIRLTQSVGFNILCADGANRASIAERAGNTSDANFLRTWDYQQASEQIAESAGKMLYADYVESGTYPIIMANHFGGVIFHEACGHLLETTQIERNTTPFADKKGEKIAHESLTAWDEGRADNAFGTIDMDDEGMPAQRTLLIEKGVLKNFLADRTGSVRTGHPRTGSGRRQNYTFAAASRMRNTYIDTGEYTNEDLFASVDKGIYCKKMGGGSVGATGQFNFSVDEAYLIENGKITKPLKGATLIGEAKEIMNKISMCSQDLELAPGFCGSVSGSIYTTVGQPHIKVDSITVGGR; this comes from the coding sequence ATGCTTACAAATACCTTACTTCTCTCGAATCAACTCCCCACTCTCCAGTATTCATCCACCTCAGAACGATTTGATGAAACCTGGGAAGCCCCACTGGCAACCCTTTTGGGACTTGGACGCGCCGCTGGTGCTGATTTTATCGAATTCTATTTAGAACGTCGTAACTACATCAGTTGTCTAGCAGAAGACGACATCATCACCAGCATTTCTCCCAGTTTAGCCACAGGTGCAGGAGTTAGAGTATTTCGAGGCAAAGCTGACTGCTACGTCAGCACCAATAACCTGACATTTTCCGGGTTAAAAGCAGCCTTAGAAAAAGGTCTTTCTATCTTAGGATTACAACTACCTACAGCTAATGCTTTCATTCCCGAAATTAACCTCGAATTACTGAGAGACTACGCCACCAAACGTGGCAAAGATGGCTGGCTACCTCTATGTAGTTCTATCCGCGAAATGGGAGAAGTTCTCCTTGATGGTACTGCCCAACTCAATAAAAAAGCTACCCACGTCCAATCACGCCGCGCTTCCTATTTCCGTGACTGGCAAGAAGTTTTAGTTGCTGCCAGTGATGGTACATTTGCCCGTGATATCCGCCTCACCCAATCAGTAGGATTTAATATTCTCTGTGCTGACGGTGCTAACCGCGCCTCCATTGCTGAACGTGCAGGTAACACCAGCGATGCTAATTTCCTGAGAACTTGGGATTATCAACAAGCATCTGAACAAATCGCCGAATCAGCCGGTAAAATGCTTTACGCAGATTACGTAGAATCAGGAACTTACCCCATTATCATGGCCAATCACTTTGGCGGCGTAATTTTCCACGAAGCTTGCGGACACCTGTTAGAAACTACCCAAATTGAACGCAATACCACACCCTTTGCTGATAAAAAAGGTGAAAAAATCGCCCATGAAAGTTTAACAGCTTGGGATGAAGGACGCGCTGATAATGCCTTCGGCACAATTGATATGGATGACGAAGGAATGCCGGCACAAAGAACATTATTAATTGAAAAAGGTGTTCTCAAAAATTTCTTAGCTGATAGAACTGGTTCAGTACGTACCGGACATCCGAGAACAGGCAGTGGCCGCCGTCAAAATTACACTTTTGCTGCCGCTAGTCGGATGCGAAATACTTATATTGATACTGGCGAATACACCAACGAAGATTTATTTGCCTCTGTTGATAAAGGTATTTACTGTAAAAAAATGGGTGGCGGTAGTGTCGGTGCTACAGGTCAATTTAACTTTAGTGTTGATGAAGCTTATTTAATAGAAAATGGCAAAATTACTAAACCGTTAAAAGGCGCTACTTTAATTGGTGAAGCTAAGGAAATTATGAATAAAATTTCTATGTGTTCCCAAGATTTAGAACTTGCACCCGGTTTTTGTGGTTCTGTTAGTGGCAGCATTTACACCACAGTTGGTCAACCTCATATCAAGGTTGATTCCATAACAGTTGGTGGACGTTAA